The following coding sequences lie in one Tichowtungia aerotolerans genomic window:
- a CDS encoding FtsB/FtsL family cell division protein — translation MKKKQKRKSRKAEVRIPFPNVLAMVLVCVMAFGLSYVWLCARCDTLGTEIKRLETERRTVRQQAISEQDRWSNMLAPANFERALKHHRLAMKLPDERQVVRVRRGRTDGLLTLANSKNSMDTDAL, via the coding sequence ATGAAGAAAAAACAGAAAAGAAAGAGCCGTAAAGCGGAAGTGCGCATTCCGTTTCCGAATGTATTGGCAATGGTTCTGGTCTGTGTGATGGCGTTCGGCTTGTCCTATGTCTGGCTCTGCGCGCGCTGCGATACATTGGGTACGGAAATCAAACGGCTTGAAACAGAGCGCCGTACGGTTCGCCAGCAGGCAATCAGTGAGCAGGACCGCTGGTCGAACATGCTGGCTCCGGCCAACTTTGAACGCGCGCTCAAACATCATCGTCTGGCCATGAAGCTGCCGGACGAGCGACAGGTGGTGCGTGTGCGGCGGGGACGAACAGATGGGCTGCTGACATTGGCAAACAGCAAGAACTCAATGGACACCGATGCATTATAA